The Anabas testudineus chromosome 3, fAnaTes1.2, whole genome shotgun sequence sequence CAGTCTGGCTATGGACCTTTGTTGCATATcatgctttctctctttctctcgccATGGTTTCTGTCTTCCTTCATTGATAACTATGccaaaaataacttaaaaacacCTTCAGGTAAACCTCAAATGgtggaaaacatttaaagaaactaTGGAAATCAATATTGATGTACTATTTcaacaatttgtgtgtgtgtatgttatttcctttacattttaaacacaagcaaaaacTATACCACAAAAATTACAAACAATGTCAATGATTTATGTAATGGTGATACTGcagcatcaataataataatattagccTGGCTGGTTATTAAGGCTTACAATGTTAATATTTTGGTTCGCTCTCAGTGCTCTCCTGACCCGAGTCTCTTCTGGCAACAGCAGCTAAGCTGCTTTTAAGAGGAAAGCAAAAAACCTTTTTTCTACCAATTTGATGGAATTAAAAATTGAACTAAATATTCAACTTACAATTGTCTgtattgtgtttacagtttgtcgTGATATTAACAAATGTCTCAAAAGgcagtaaatgcatttttaacgCCACTACGTGTtgaattttaaacttttttctgtctctgggGTATCATCAGAAAGACACTACTGTACCCAGTGATACGGACCGTTGTGCAACGGTCGAGCTGGATATTCTAAAATAATGAGAAGATGGGAACAAAATCCATTTGACGGTAGGCTTAGAAAGCTCAGGACAATTTTTTCCACAATTGTATTTGACTTTAAAATTTTGATATCATGTTTTAACCTTTTCCACAGATAGGGCAGTGATGGGGCCTTTCTCCAGTGTGTAGTCTTTCATGGGACTTGAGGCTATGCGGGTCCCTCAGTGATTTTCCACAGTAGCTACAAAGGAAACCTCCTCCGGTGTGGGAAAACATGTGCCGGCGGAGTTCTGGTTTCTGGGAAAAACTCTGATTACACTCAGTGCAGGGATACGGCTTCTCTCCATTGTGAATTCTCAAATGGCACTCGAGGTTTCCTgagagacatacagacagacagtcaggcGGTTAGACGGcaatagagacagacagagactaGTGATAGGAAGGGCTCTGGTCGCAGTGGGAGCGGTGCAGAATGAATATGCACTTTTCCAATAATGTGTGAAGATTAGCTCTTCTCGCTAAATTGATGCTGTCACtttgacaaatgaaaacacaaattgtAGGAAGTGATCACAGCTGGAGACAGTCTCTCAGTGGTACAACTGTGTAGCTGTTAAAAATAATCAAGTCAAGTAAATAGATCAATTTGGTCAAAGTCCTGCATTTGGCCACTGTCGCTGTAGTGCTACTGTATCGTCTGCTATATTCTCCCATTTTTattactaaattattattactgcaggATTTGCATGTTTATAACAACAAAAACCCAAGCATATCTAACAAGATACAATGTACAAACCAGACATATCTTCACATGTTAGAAGTTGTATTTTTCTACTATAGGTGAAATTAgctgtttctcttgttttaacACTTTGTGCTAAGTGGTTTTGCCAAACTCTGTGTACTGCATTATAAAGGGGGGATTGAGAGTCTACCTTTATTAATACTatgtttacttctgttttttGAGTGGACAAAATAGAAACACCTGCCCACATAATGTCACCTGAGTTCAATAGCAACTCAAACTACAGCTCTCAGAACGATCATCCAGATCATCAACAGTTTGAAAAAGAACGgaacattatcaccttcacAAAAGGAAGATATACTGCAAAATAGTTGTTTTAGACTGCATTTGTTATAGTTTGGTATAGTTTGGTGTACGGTAACTAAtgaagtgactaaatgtaaaactgaaaaacatatgttgaaacattttcattacatACTTTATATAATAGCAAAATTAAAGTATGAGTGTTTCTGGAGCTGACTGCAAGCTCATGATTACTTTGCAAGATTACTTTGTTATATATGATAGACTTAAAACAAGTGGCCACAGCTACAAAGGACACTTTCAGGTACAGGTCAGAGTTGAAGTTACCTGTATTTTAGAAAAGCTCAGAGCccagtacagtacatgcacactGTGCTTACAGATGTCAATTCAAGAAAACTGTCTTGAAGCATAAAAATATGGTCTAGGCTCCAGTTGTGTTAGTGAAACACAAGCAAAATGCAGCATGATACATGTGAGATGGACAACTATTAAGAGGAGCTGAAACAGCTTCTGTGCAGAGAAGCCTTGAGCACACCTGACAGCTTGTTGCAGCTGCAGGATCAGTTTTGAACATCTGACATTACCTTTCTGACTGAAACACTTCCCACAGTGCTGACAGATATGAGGTTTTTCCCCCGTGTGCAGCTTCATGTGGTTCCTCAGAGAACCAGAGTTCGCCAGCAGCTTGGAACAGACTGTACACTGAACCTGGAAGAGAAATCCAAAAtatgcagcatgttttttttcaccattttaaaATACTCAGTTCAAACTGCTGTTCAGGGAGAAAAAACAAGACCAGCATGCAAATTTAAAGATGTTAGCTGTGCGGAGAGAAACACAATGGGGAGCAGTGTTTAAAAGTAGCTAAAGGGGAGGCCAAGCAGCAGAagcagtcatttaaaaaaattcctACACCAGTGAAAAATTTATCAACTTAGTTGCCCATTGTTCTTCTTAATAAATCTGCCATACTTTCAAAATGTCACCACAGGAAGTGAATAAGAATTTAACTATGCAGAGTAAAACACACTCCTACCTTTGCAGGCTGTGTGCTGATCGTTCTGCTGCAGTGAAGGAGGCGGTGGATGCGTAGGGAAGGCCGCCGTGCAAATGCCTTGCCACAGTGCTCACAGGGGTAAGGTTTTTCTCCGGTGTGCAGGACCATGTGCTCCCTCAGGTCTCGCTTCAGGCCGTAGCTCTTCTCACAGTGAGGGCAGGAAAATGGACGCTCCCCGCGGTGACTCATCTAGAGATAATGCCATTATCATTTGTATAATATGTGTATTATTACTACAGCTATTGTTCCCTGGGATAGGTAAATTGCTCCTATTTGCATGATGACTCATCTCCCCATAAAGACTCCCCAtatccacaaacacactgttacaattaaataaatggtGCCATATCCTGCATTTGTGATCCCATTTATTTGTCAAGTGATTGTTTTTCCATTCCTGCAGATAGAAGcaggaaatgtttcagttgAAACAGCAGTAGTAAACACAAGCTTTTGGTTTCAGAAAACGAAAAGGTAAAAATGTAGAtatatgttttctgttttttttcaaaGCTGAAACTGGAATCTTTAGGCCAATATCAACATGACCTGCTATTTTCTATACTTTTACTATTTCAACAATTCCTGTATAGAGACCAGAACCAATTTCTATGATTGTTTTAAagagtaatatatatataatactgtatattaatatttagaCTGCAATTTGTactgttaataaagtttttagatattttgaatgtactgtatttgtgttgtagAAAGAAGCAAAAGCATACAAGGAGAGAGAACGAAacaaggagagaaacagaaaaaaatgaaatcaaaaagaAGAATATGTCTTTTACCCAACCATCCAACCACACTCCCTACCTGATGGGCTCTGAAGCTTTCTACAGAGGTGTAATTTTTCCCACACTCTTCACAGGTGAAGGGCTTCACATCTGTGTGGCTAAACTGGTGTTTCTTCAAGTGACTGAGCTGGAAAAACTTTTTACCACAGCTGGAACATCTGTACCGTCTCTCTCTGATCTCTGGACACCATGTGAGAGCTGTACCTGCAGCATATGCTGCTGTGACAGGCTCAGCATCAGGATGTAATATCTTCTTTTCTGGGACAGGCTTGCTGCTCTCAGTGGAGGGCTGTCTTTGTCCCATTGTCTGTCTGGGTAGGTCGGTGCGTGCGGAGGGTCGCTTCAACCGACTGGTGACACAATGAACCCTTCGTGGTTTAGCAGCCAAGCGAGAACTGCAACGTACAGAAGGGGATCTAGAGCTCGGAGAGTCTGTTAGCTTGTCTGTAGATTGTGAGTTTCTGtccacagcagctggaaaagTGTCTGAACTCTCTGTGAgtccacctgctgctgtcacatcaCTTATGACTGTTTGATTATCAGTGCTGTCGTCTTGTTGTCTGTTACTGTCTGGATTCTGCTCAGACAGAGTTTTCTTGACTTTCCTTGTCCTCCTGAGGATAGTGGGGGGATTTCCATgtggttcctcctcttcctccctgtcATCTGCCTCCTCTGCCTTTTTTTGAATGATCGATATGTTGGTAATTATAAACTCTGGATCAGTCTTGCGTTCCAATTTCTTATCTGTCCAACAAAAGTAGTGTGTTAGCTGAGTGTCAGATATTTTCTCTGTAACATTTCTGATGACTGACTGATCAATCATTTGATTAATCACTGCTCTCATCAACCATGCTAAAAACATACCATAACATCAGtcttattttcacattattttttcatttgatcATTAAGCAGCTTTTTTGTCACCACTACTTTCCTGTATATTTCAACAATCATCATAGTTTGCCACAAGTTTCAGCAGCCCCCTAAAAGGTTGAGCTTGTTAATCATGGATGAGATGCAGATGTATTTGACAATACAGTCTCATGTTTACTGACAAATCACTGCTAAACATGAAAGTAGGACAGAGGCTGTTGAATCCAGACCTACAGTACTAGGAAAGTGCTGAAACAATAAAGgagactttttttaaataaataaatgagcatCTTTTGTTGTAACATTAGTGTAAGATAAATCAGAATGAAACAGGTATGCTTGCTTGTTTGCATTAtaaactctgtctgtctgtgtgagtgtgtgtgttagaacAGTGATCCTATATTCCTTAATAGAGTTAGTTTCCTTTGGTTTTCAatgaattatataaaaataaataaataaataaaaaactcaaTACTCAAACTTACTCAAAACACATCATGCACCGCCATTCTTTTGAAAAGCTGCTGTGATTTCAAGCTTTTTATGAGGCATAAAGAAATcaataacataaataatctAAAATTCCCCAGcgtaaaaaaagtaaataaacgGCATGAAATcaatatttactatttactttatCAGTAGGTTAGCATTTTGAAAATTACAAAGTTATAGTGAAACAGCTTTAGGATGAAGACCAGTGTAATTGGCCAACACAACACCTGGCCGGAGGACCTCACATTGCATAGCAGAAAAAGTTTAACCACATTCAAGTGTTTTCTGCAGGGTGCTCCATCATTTTATCACAGCACCTTGTAAACAAATTTCTCCCACTCAAAAAAATGATAGAGAAGTGCCGCCTGTGTGAACCCAGGCCGAAGTGCTCTCTGCAGTCGGTGTCTGCACTCTTATTTGTGAGGTAAGAAATTGCACTCTTTACCACTGCTGCACAATCACAGTGGACTGAGTGTTTCTGTAACTCCAACGagtgcaacatcttctctcTAACAAATTGCGTCAGTCTGAGTCACAGTTTGCTTTTAAGTCTTCGTTCTTGTGAATAATTTAGGTTTATAAGCGTAATACTTTCACTTCTGTGTACACGCTGTACCAATTTATAGctatatgtatgtacatacagtatgtgttattTCCACTAGAGGAATTTATAGCTGTTGTCTATAAAACTGCCTGTttatgtgtcatttgtttttgtttgttgtttttaatccattttaaaattaatttttatcacTAGTTATTTCCTTCCATTACAATGTACCTTTCCTGTATAGATTAATTGCTTCTTACCTTATTATCTTTCATTTAGTATtcttaattgttttaaaaaatccttTAAGATTTATGGGCTCAATCTGTTTGTATCAGCACTCTGCAAGAGCAGGGGCTTAATAAGATATCCACAAAGAGCCACagtctgttgctgctgctgctgctaagtATTTTCTGCATGAAGGTCCTCCTTAATCTCTCATCAATCACAGCACATGAATGGTTCACAAACCAGAAATAAAGAATTAGCAAAGCTGGAGAACACATTGCTCATGTATAATAAATGTGCTgtaatgattttgttttcttgctggcGTTGTCATTTAATTGATGGATTTTATGTTTGCCAGAAATAATAATCTCCTAAGTATTTAACTCCAGTGTAcatgttcagtttcagtgtATTTCAGCTAATGAAGCTTTTTCTTCACAAAGGTCTCCACTGATACAAACAAGTTGTTGATGTTCCTAATTCAATGGAAAGGTTCTGCTTTTATCATTGAACTCATCCATGAAGTTGATGCAAATGTATCTACCAAGACCTTTGGGTTTTATGTGCAGCATATTTCATTTAACTATAAATTAGATCGTAATTATAACACTGGATGGTAAATGAGGTTTCCTGGAGCCATTACCGTTGTTGAaaatgtgtagaaaaaaaactgaatttcactATAGTTGAACGCCCCTCTAGCTCCTCCAGGTGGAGAGTATTTAATAAACCAGTCTTTACATTATTCAGGGCCagtattatatttttatgcagGTTTTTACATTGTTACTGTTATGAGCTTTAAACTATAATTAAGGATGGCGGCcttctatattttttttattattgttaaacaatgtaatgaaaagttaaaaaagacTGAATTTATGAAACTAACAAGTATTTTTTGTATCCATAATCTGATTTAGTTAACTATTTTATATTGAAGTAAACAGCTTCACAGACCGATGGCTATCACAGTCTGGTTCTTTTAAGGCAAAGACCATGCTCAAGAACAGTTATTTGTATTCGAAACCatttttctctttgacttttcAACATTCACGTGCTCTGCACCTGGCTTATTGAGGTCATGTCCAGAACTAACAATTATCCACCGTTTCCCCTTAGATCCTTTGTTATTCTGTCAATTTATTTTGTGGCGTTGGACATGAAAGTCCAGACTGGTCTAaataacacactgaaacatcttTCAGGGGGAATATCTGGTAATTAAATATTCCTTAGTCCTAAGCAGAACTAGAGACCTAACGAATCTActactttctgtttgtctgtaaCTAAATTCACTTGTATAATTTCTGCAGTTACCTGAGTGTTGTGCAGATGTGTTCTCTTCTTTGTCTGGTTTGCCTGTTATCTGACTCCTTTCCACATTCTCTTCATACATCAGCAGCTCTGTTCCTGGCTGGACGTCCTGACACACACGCAGACgcacatccacacactcacccacacacacctctctaCACATGCACTGTGCTGCCACATTCTGCTGGGCTCTGCTTCGTGCCTGGCAGGCAAAGCTGgggggaaaacaaacaaatgcaaaaagaaaagaagatatGTTACTCTCCAGTTTATGTCTGTTCAGTGCACAGTATTTTTGCATTGAATTGAATGGGGTGTGACATGACAAGTTTTAAGAAGATAAACTTTAATCTTTTGGGAGttgatataaatatatgtatgaaaCATAGCCAGAGATTacagatttagaaaataaaGCACTGCAATGAAAGAAACAACTGTGCTTGTGGTCCATAACACAAGACTTGGTGCCAGAATATGATGGtgcattttttttccaagttCTACTCTCTGGAGTAGAAAATAGGCCGGTTTGGAAACTGGGACACCACACCATACACACCCTGGAGCAGGAGATAATGCTGCACTGCACATGCTGGCAGCAGGGCATGTGACACATAAACTATAGTGTTGACATAATgatacacaaaaaaataaaaaattaaatcttaacatatatatatattttttttaacttttacattttcattgtttgaaACCTGTACTCGGGAACTGATTTGACTttagggcttttttttttttttttactcttaacTTAAGACACTCGAAGCACCACTAAGAActaattctaataataaattctaattataatgtttgtttttttcgtATTAGTATAGCTGTAATTGTCAGTCATTCAGGTTTTGATTTCGGTTTTCAGGTGAATGCCACTTCAGAAACAAAAGACGTGTATATTCAAAGGATTAGGACTTGTAAGTGCATGATACTTAAGAATGAGTCTGTACAAAAACGTCTTGCATGAAGTCTAATATCTCTAGTGAGCCAATAAAGAGATAAAAGCACCACTTAGTCTGCCTTGAAACAGTGTGTGAAGTAGTGTCTTAACTTACTTGAGCCAAGCTGCTTTTTGCAATAGATCTTCCTTATTTGCTGCTTTCTCCACCAGTGcctaaaacacacagcatcaaaTTTTGTATTAGAGCATTTATCATAAGATTGCCTAAATAATCAGATGTTCACTATCTATCTGGTAAAATGACTCACTCTGAGAAGCACTGTCTAATACATAAATgcaatatataattttatatttagattCATAATAGTGATGATTTCTGTCCATGTCTGACTCAGTAGAACCACTACAATAGAATTAAATGTCTCGGACAGGTTGTGCATTGAATGTGTATTGATTGCAGTGCCCTTGTGAATTAAGCCTGAGAAACTGCTTTCAGTTCTGCTGAAAGCTGGGTTTTTTCTCCAAGCATTTTCTTCTGTGAAACACTTTGTAGAAATTACAAGGACTGATTCTTTATCTTCCCTAAATGCTCGTACTTAATTACGCAGAAAGGCTCACATTTACTCCCCTCCTCCTGTGTGCAAAGGAGACAAATTGGTTTCAAACAAAAGAAGCCGGTGAATGTGAAACTCTCAATGATGAGATGTCTTTGCGTCAGTCAGCCAGGACAAATTCAGGTCTGTAACTTCACACTTCTGGATTGGTACTAGACTGTAACCTCTTGACTAGTGAACTGAATCATAATTGCAACGCTTCTATTTTGTCAGAGCCTGTGTTGAGACATTGTGAATTTCTTTGAGATAATGAACAATCCTAAAACTAGATAAGTGCTAATAAAACAAATTCTGCAGTTGGAATTTCTACTAGTTCTATCTTTATAAAACCAGTACTTACTGCTGTGTTATGTACTAACTCTGAAGATGTCAGTGTTTGGTCAGGTGCAGCAATGATTCAGGCTCAAATATATGATCACAGATCTAATTTGACTCTTGGAACCCTGTTCTATTTTGGTTCCCAGAAAGAAGCACATCAACAGGTACTTACGAAGAAAACCAAGAGTTGCATTAAACATAGATAAAAACTTCTTGcactaaaacaaaatgatctCATCAGTACACGCACTGAATGGGCCCAGCTGCATCTTAAGAGAAACTAAGAAGAGTAGGAGCCTTGATTGAAAAGAGAGACATAATTAACACAACTCTGTCTCCAGAAACTTATGTTTCTATAAAGCTAAACTGAATCACAAATACCTTTTTGCAAGGAATGTATTTGCAGC is a genomic window containing:
- the znf408 gene encoding zinc finger protein 408, whose product is MASLAPPIPSALASFLSSLLPCGFAVGPSRLCEGRLGLWWVGHLLEAGALVGSEGDAEWAWKYHNVSTTQYQENEPTLISRAVQSDSTEAEKALVEKAANKEDLLQKAAWLNFACQARSRAQQNVAAQCMCREVCVGECVDVRLRVCQDVQPGTELLMYEENVERSQITGKPDKEENTSAQHSDKKLERKTDPEFIITNISIIQKKAEEADDREEEEEPHGNPPTILRRTRKVKKTLSEQNPDSNRQQDDSTDNQTVISDVTAAGGLTESSDTFPAAVDRNSQSTDKLTDSPSSRSPSVRCSSRLAAKPRRVHCVTSRLKRPSARTDLPRQTMGQRQPSTESSKPVPEKKILHPDAEPVTAAYAAGTALTWCPEIRERRYRCSSCGKKFFQLSHLKKHQFSHTDVKPFTCEECGKNYTSVESFRAHQMSHRGERPFSCPHCEKSYGLKRDLREHMVLHTGEKPYPCEHCGKAFARRPSLRIHRLLHCSRTISTQPAKVQCTVCSKLLANSGSLRNHMKLHTGEKPHICQHCGKCFSQKGNLECHLRIHNGEKPYPCTECNQSFSQKPELRRHMFSHTGGGFLCSYCGKSLRDPHSLKSHERLHTGERPHHCPICGKGYTLATKLRRHIKSAHLMEKPYICHCGASYTVRQSLLRHQSQHRTEGGTQKQVEVEGGHGEEMNASKKEAVHALGSSHPKPIRGRPKKKNLLPQVAGEKNGGGVKPRRGRGKGGENEEIRRVERNAQDDETLRGEDGVALNNVQHTVVYVTDNLSTPGSTPLLLASESSLPAGTEQELVEVVISEGTEQCIVVHGQQTVGELLILQEEGSELCSVAQTVEINTV